The following are encoded together in the Natronincola ferrireducens genome:
- a CDS encoding Nif3-like dinuclear metal center hexameric protein, producing the protein MAEKVKNILEIMEELAPKGLAMKWDNVGLLVGSYENSVDKIMVCLDITEEVLQEAIEKKVNLIIAHHPMIFSPLKVVIREDYKGALVFKAITNNINIYATHTNMDIAPRGLNDFVAEKLKLQDVHVLDIIHREKLYKIVIYVPVGHEDKVADALNQAGAGHIGNYSHCSFRTNGTGTFKPLEGTNPFIGTMGQLEKVQEIRLETIASQSCLQQSINNMIQAHPYEEVAYDIIPLDNENNPMGLGRVGKLEKPIKLEEFIDNIKTVLQLKQIKYSGNPKTLVKKIAVVNGSGADYIEMAKNKGCDCLVTGDVKYHDAQRAIELGINVIDAGHFETEIVFVDLVTQYLKKQMKERDIDVEVISSSTNINPFNIL; encoded by the coding sequence ATGGCTGAAAAAGTAAAAAACATTCTTGAAATTATGGAAGAACTTGCCCCTAAGGGATTGGCCATGAAATGGGATAATGTAGGATTATTAGTAGGAAGCTATGAAAACTCAGTGGATAAAATTATGGTATGTCTAGATATTACTGAAGAGGTACTACAGGAGGCTATAGAAAAAAAGGTTAATTTGATTATAGCCCATCATCCTATGATCTTCTCCCCCCTTAAAGTTGTAATAAGAGAAGATTATAAGGGAGCTTTAGTCTTTAAAGCAATTACCAACAACATCAATATTTATGCCACCCATACAAATATGGATATTGCACCAAGGGGACTAAATGATTTTGTGGCGGAGAAATTGAAACTACAAGATGTACATGTTTTAGATATAATCCATAGGGAGAAATTATATAAAATTGTCATATATGTACCTGTAGGACATGAAGATAAGGTGGCGGATGCCCTGAATCAGGCAGGAGCAGGACATATAGGAAACTACAGTCATTGTAGTTTTAGAACAAATGGAACAGGTACTTTTAAACCATTAGAAGGTACCAATCCATTTATTGGGACAATGGGGCAATTAGAGAAAGTACAAGAAATTCGTTTAGAAACAATTGCTTCCCAAAGTTGTCTACAGCAATCAATCAACAATATGATCCAGGCCCATCCCTATGAAGAGGTTGCCTATGATATTATTCCTCTTGATAATGAGAACAATCCAATGGGATTAGGGCGCGTAGGCAAATTGGAAAAACCTATAAAATTAGAAGAATTTATAGACAACATAAAGACTGTTCTTCAGTTGAAGCAAATAAAGTATTCTGGTAATCCTAAAACCTTGGTAAAAAAAATTGCTGTAGTTAACGGTAGTGGAGCCGACTATATAGAGATGGCTAAAAACAAAGGTTGCGATTGTCTTGTAACAGGAGATGTTAAATATCATGATGCCCAGAGGGCTATAGAGCTAGGCATTAATGTTATAGATGCTGGCCATTTTGAAACTGAAATTGTTTTTGTGGATTTGGTTACACAATATTTAAAGAAACAAATGAAGGAAAGAGACATAGATGTAGAAGTGATTTCATCTAGCACAAACATAAATCCATTTAATATACTATAA